One stretch of Spartobacteria bacterium DNA includes these proteins:
- a CDS encoding type IV pilus twitching motility protein PilT: MAAIDRMLNHLVASGGSDLHLSTGYHPCMRIDGEILFMKEYPVLTNEAAKELLYEIMDQSIEDRFESTWDSDFAYALEGAGRFRVNVFNDHNGVGGVLRLIPSKIPSLEDLNMPDAIHRFCYLSKGLVIVTGPTGSGKSTTLAAMIDMINRTRREHIITIEDPIEFLHRSKGCLVNQREIFAHTLTFGNALRAALREDPDIVLVGEMRDLETIEIAIETAETGHLVFATLHTNTAATTVDRIIDKFPSERQNQIRTMLADTLVGIVAQTLCKKIGGGRIAATEILVVTPAVASNIREGKTHQIPSAMQTGKVYGMQMFGECLLDQVQQGIITPQEAYLKAIDKEFMIQKFKENGITVDLKVIDFHVPGDDAHDDQDQELQEIFGDLKNRLTGNPHDYEALRHMALIMSTHPNPKARNGREAVKIAEGLLSKEDHYDASDMVVLALAHAECGDFSLAIEASKRAIKMAKETRQRELIPEIESYMKLFKRSTPVRG; encoded by the coding sequence ATGGCCGCAATTGATCGGATGCTTAATCACTTAGTCGCAAGCGGAGGAAGTGACCTTCATCTTTCCACGGGATATCATCCATGTATGCGTATTGACGGAGAAATTCTGTTCATGAAAGAATATCCCGTTCTGACCAATGAGGCTGCAAAGGAACTGCTGTACGAAATAATGGATCAATCCATTGAAGATCGTTTCGAATCAACATGGGATTCCGACTTTGCCTATGCACTGGAAGGGGCTGGACGTTTCCGTGTAAACGTCTTCAATGATCATAACGGGGTGGGCGGGGTGCTGCGACTGATCCCCTCGAAAATTCCGTCGCTGGAAGACCTCAATATGCCCGATGCCATTCATCGTTTTTGTTATCTCAGCAAGGGGCTGGTGATTGTAACTGGACCGACGGGCAGCGGAAAATCGACCACCTTGGCCGCAATGATTGATATGATTAATCGAACGCGCAGGGAACACATTATTACCATTGAAGACCCGATTGAATTTCTACATCGATCCAAAGGTTGTCTCGTAAATCAGCGGGAGATCTTCGCCCATACCCTGACCTTTGGAAATGCGTTACGAGCGGCGTTGCGTGAAGATCCCGACATCGTGCTTGTGGGGGAAATGCGCGACCTGGAAACCATTGAAATTGCCATTGAAACAGCAGAAACCGGCCATCTGGTGTTTGCAACGCTGCATACGAATACTGCCGCCACTACGGTGGACCGTATCATCGATAAGTTTCCATCAGAACGCCAAAACCAGATTCGTACCATGTTGGCTGATACGCTTGTGGGCATTGTCGCCCAGACCCTGTGCAAAAAAATTGGGGGCGGTCGTATCGCTGCGACAGAAATTCTGGTGGTAACGCCAGCTGTAGCCAGTAACATTCGCGAAGGAAAAACCCATCAGATTCCCTCTGCCATGCAGACGGGTAAAGTCTATGGAATGCAAATGTTTGGGGAATGTCTTCTTGATCAGGTTCAGCAGGGAATCATTACCCCGCAGGAAGCGTATCTGAAAGCCATTGACAAAGAATTTATGATTCAGAAATTCAAGGAAAACGGCATTACAGTTGACTTAAAAGTCATTGACTTCCATGTTCCAGGTGACGATGCACATGATGACCAAGATCAGGAATTACAGGAAATATTTGGTGACTTGAAAAACCGGCTAACCGGAAACCCCCATGATTATGAAGCCTTGCGCCACATGGCACTTATCATGTCTACCCATCCCAATCCCAAGGCGCGCAATGGTCGCGAGGCGGTAAAAATAGCCGAGGGACTGCTGTCCAAAGAAGATCATTACGATGCAAGCGATATGGTTGTGCTTGCTCTGGCCCACGCGGAGTGCGGTGATTTTTCCTTGGCCATCGAAGCCTCAAAACGAGCCATAAAAATGGCAAAAGAAACCC